One genomic window of Meles meles chromosome 15, mMelMel3.1 paternal haplotype, whole genome shotgun sequence includes the following:
- the LOC123926109 gene encoding zinc finger protein 570-like: MKHEKICAEKKPWKCNECEKAFSYYSAFVLHQRIHTGEKPYECNECGKAFSQSIHLTLHQRIHTGEKPYECHECGKAFSHRSALIRHHIIHTGEKPYECSECGKAFNQSSYLTQHQRIHTGEKPYECNECGKAFSQSTFLTQHQVIHTGEKPYKCNECGKAFSDRSGLIQHQRTHTGERPYECNECGKAFGYCSALTQHQRTHTGEKPYKCNDCAKAFSDRSALIRHQRTHTGEKPYKCKDCGKAFSQSSSLTKHQKTHTGEKPYKCKECGKAFSQSSSLSQHQKTHAGGKTKEYGKAFSEHSAFGQQKRIHTG; encoded by the coding sequence ATGAAGCACGAGAAGATTTGTGCCGAGAAGAAACCTTGGAAGTGTAATGAGTGTGAGAAAGCCTTTAGTTACTACTCAGCTTTTGTCTtgcatcagagaattcacacaggAGAAAAGCCCTACGAATGTAACGAATGTGGTAAAGCTTTTAGCCAGAGCATACATCTTACTCTACaccagagaattcatactggagagaaaccctacgAATGTCacgaatgtgggaaagccttcagtcaCCGCTCTGCTCTCATTCGCCACCATATCATCCATACTGGAGAGAAGCCCTATGAGTGCAGtgagtgtgggaaggcctttaaTCAGAGCTCATACCTCACTCAGCATCAGcgaattcatactggagaaaaaccttATGAGTGTAAtgagtgtgggaaggcctttagCCAGAGCACATTTCTTACGCAGCATCAGGtcattcacactggagagaagccctataagtgtaatgaatgtgggaaggcctttagtGATCGATCAGGCCTTATTCAGCACCAGAGAACTCATACTGGGGAGAGGCCTTATGAGTGTAAtgagtgtgggaaagcctttggCTACTGTTCAGCCCTGACTCAACACCAGAGAACTCACACTGGGGAGAAACCCTATAAATGCAATGATTGTGCCAAAGCCTTCAGTGACCGCTCAGCCCTTATTCGTCATCAGAGAAcacacactggagagaaaccttacaagtGTAAGGactgtggaaaagctttcagccaGAGCTCCTCTCTTACAAAACATCAGAAAACTCACACTGGAGAAAAGCCCTATAAGTGTAAggaatgtggaaaagccttcagCCAGAGTTCATCCCTTTCTCAACATCAGAAAACTCATGCTGGAGGGAAAACCAAAGAATACGGAAAAGCCTTTAGTGAGCATTCAGCCTTTGGCCAGCAaaagagaattcatactggataA
- the LOC123925654 gene encoding LOW QUALITY PROTEIN: zinc finger protein 2-like (The sequence of the model RefSeq protein was modified relative to this genomic sequence to represent the inferred CDS: inserted 1 base in 1 codon) — protein sequence METLRKDGPLGLVLGPENLEGTKKEHLSGKTLKKFSSKEDSQRSTPAKKTNSKERNLECSVYGKTLYNHLSLTRHHRTHMGEKPYNCQECRKAFSYRSSLKIHLMSHSGKSPFKCSKCGKTFYDRLTLTEHQQTHXGGKPFKCRECGKTFFVSSSFTRHWRIHTGESPYGCTECGKSFSQKSILAHHQLTHTGEWPYECKGCGKALVDSSSLIRHRRAHMGECPFAPRECPFECNECSKVFFDCSSLKQYQKIHSGDKPYKCTDCGKAFLHKRPLTQHQRVHTREKPYEGSICGKEFRCKSSIIQHQ from the exons ATGGAAACACTGAGAAAAGATGGTCCTCTGGGTCTTGTACTTGGGCCAGAAAACCTTGAGGGTACCAAGAAAGAACATCTTTCAGGGAAAACTTTGAAGAAATTCTCCTCCAAGGAGGACTCGCAAAGATCCACTCCTGCCAAGAAAACCAACAGTAAGGAGAGAAACCTTGAATGCAGCGTATATGGGAAGACCTTATATAACCACTTATCCCTCACTCGTCATCACAGGACCCACATGGGAGAGAAGCCCTATAACTGTCAAGAGTGCAGGAAAGCCTTCAGCTATAGAAGTAGTCTTAAGATACACCTGATGTCTCACAGTGGGAAGAGCCCCTTTAAATGCAGCAAATGTGGGAAAACATTCTATGACCGATTAACCCTTACTGAACATCAGCAAACTC ACGGAGGGAAGCCCTTTAAATGTCGTGAATGTGGCAAGACTTTCTTTGTCAGCTCATCTTTTACTCGGCATtggagaattcatactggagaaagTCCTTATGGCTGTACAGAATGTGGGAAATCCTTTAGCCAGAAAAGCATCCTCGCACACCACCAGCTCACTCACACTGGAGAGTGGCCTTATGAATGCAAGGGGTGTGGCAAAGCCCTGGTTGACAGCTCCTCCCTCATTCGCCACCGCAGAGCACACATGGGAGAgtgtcctttt gcgccccgagagtgtCCTTTTGAATGTAATGAGTGTTCGAAAGTTTTCTTTGACTGCTCATCCCTTAAGCAGTATCAGAAAATTCATAGCGGAGACAAGCCCTATAAATGCACCGACTGTGGGAAAGCCTTCCTCCACAAGAGACCCCTTACTCAGCATCAGAGAGTGCACACCAGAGAGAAGCCCTACGAGGGTAGCATTTGTGGGAAGGAGTTCCGTTGCAAGTCCTCCATCATCCAACACCAGTGA